A window of the Cystobacter fuscus genome harbors these coding sequences:
- a CDS encoding DUF1330 domain-containing protein: MIAFNPADLDRFLREDDGAPVVMLNLLRFRPDGGRERYLKYLQMAGPLVARYGAEILYAGDGMTPLAAEPGQAWDTVALVRYPSRRAFANMIADPEYAVADPVRMSALSEAVLQPTRSI; the protein is encoded by the coding sequence ATGATTGCGTTCAATCCCGCCGATCTCGATCGCTTCCTCCGCGAGGACGACGGCGCGCCGGTCGTCATGCTCAACCTGCTCCGCTTCCGCCCCGACGGCGGACGGGAGCGCTATCTCAAATACCTGCAGATGGCGGGTCCGCTCGTCGCGCGCTACGGCGCGGAGATCCTCTACGCGGGCGACGGCATGACGCCGCTCGCGGCGGAGCCGGGCCAGGCCTGGGACACCGTCGCCCTGGTCCGCTATCCGAGCCGGCGCGCCTTCGCGAACATGATCGCCGATCCGGAGTACGCGGTCGCCGATCCCGTACGCATGTCGGCGCTCTCGGAGGCGGTCCTGCAGCCCACGCGTAGTATTTAG
- a CDS encoding nuclear transport factor 2 family protein, whose amino-acid sequence MTEQVAMTDFRVAAYEKFLSAWSAIPDDRRLQLLHASVTEGIVFTNPTKPRTGIDDLADHLRAFQTRSPGGSFRLVAMLGWEDNAIATWQFVDAAGNAGFTGYDVVAFDGEHRIKSILLFSNVPQQTLK is encoded by the coding sequence ATGACGGAGCAGGTCGCGATGACGGACTTCCGCGTGGCCGCGTACGAGAAGTTCCTCTCCGCGTGGTCGGCGATCCCGGACGACCGACGGCTGCAGCTGCTGCATGCGAGCGTCACGGAGGGGATCGTCTTCACGAACCCCACGAAACCGCGGACCGGCATCGACGACCTGGCAGACCACCTCAGGGCCTTCCAGACGCGGAGCCCGGGTGGCTCCTTCCGCCTCGTTGCGATGCTCGGCTGGGAAGACAACGCCATCGCCACCTGGCAGTTCGTCGACGCCGCGGGGAACGCTGGCTTCACGGGCTACGACGTCGTCGCCTTCGACGGCGAGCATCGCATCAAGAGCATCCTCCTCTTCAGTAACGTGCCGCAGCAGACTCTCAAGTAA
- a CDS encoding LysR family transcriptional regulator: protein MSAIDFEVSVPQLRCFIAVVDAGSVAEAGRRLGMSAASVSKAITRLEEGAGVRLLHRSTHALSLTEAGEALLEPAREAVRAAEAFEDAAGHARGSGDAGVVRLTAAVGFVRHVLVPMLGELARLHPEIQLDVRATNEVLDLADDGIDLAIRSGSLVGLPGHIHQTWFTCPWVICAAPSYLARRPAPRTISELDEHDLIRFRNPQSGQIQPWPHRTVAGTTGGTYEPRARFAFDDGGAVWGTMLAGGGIACVPLYIAAASLRNGAAVELLADFRGAAATVVMLRRDRRLTPGRLSTLMAFLSARAPDFSDLL, encoded by the coding sequence ATGAGCGCCATCGACTTCGAGGTCTCCGTTCCGCAGCTGCGATGCTTCATCGCCGTGGTGGACGCCGGCTCGGTCGCCGAGGCTGGTCGCCGCCTCGGGATGTCGGCGGCGAGCGTGTCGAAGGCGATCACCCGGCTGGAGGAGGGCGCCGGCGTGCGGCTCCTCCACCGGTCGACCCACGCGCTTTCTCTCACCGAGGCCGGAGAGGCGCTGCTCGAGCCGGCGCGCGAGGCCGTGCGCGCGGCGGAGGCCTTCGAGGATGCGGCCGGGCATGCCAGAGGCAGCGGCGACGCCGGCGTCGTGCGCCTCACTGCGGCGGTGGGGTTCGTCCGGCACGTCCTCGTGCCGATGCTTGGCGAGCTCGCGCGGCTTCATCCCGAGATCCAGCTCGACGTCCGCGCGACGAACGAGGTCCTCGATCTTGCCGACGACGGCATCGACCTCGCGATCCGATCTGGCTCCCTCGTCGGTCTGCCAGGCCACATCCATCAAACCTGGTTCACGTGCCCGTGGGTGATCTGCGCCGCGCCGAGCTACCTCGCCCGGCGACCCGCGCCGCGGACGATCTCGGAGCTCGACGAGCACGACCTCATCAGGTTCCGGAACCCCCAGAGCGGACAGATCCAGCCCTGGCCCCACCGGACGGTGGCCGGCACGACCGGGGGGACCTACGAGCCACGGGCGCGGTTCGCGTTCGACGACGGCGGCGCCGTCTGGGGTACGATGCTCGCGGGCGGCGGCATCGCATGCGTCCCGCTCTACATCGCGGCCGCCTCGCTCCGGAACGGCGCGGCAGTCGAGCTCCTCGCCGATTTCCGCGGCGCCGCCGCGACTGTGGTCATGCTGCGCCGGGATCGCCGGCTGACGCCCGGTCGCCTCTCTACGCTGATGGCCTTCCTGAGCGCGCGTGCCCCGGACTTCTCTGATCTCCTCTGA
- a CDS encoding type VI secretion system Vgr family protein, producing the protein MIANAALQANQAEFEFQVGPHAAGDLAVVGFEANEFLSQPYSVEVTLAAPPDVEVDDKALLGQRALLTVQLGDGTARFFQGIVVRVARWEAGRSPEQQRHRVTLVPRLWTLRHTRRSRIFQEMTVPDIVHKVLNEAMVEHKLSLKGSYPPRNYCVQYRESDLEFVQRLLEEEGIFYYFEHAEDSHLMVLSDTSLTCPAMTGDARLVFRERSKLVAGSESVHAFSSQMQVQPGAVALRDFNFVRPGQDLTATADEGETALEIYDYPARYEEPGAGKALAKVRLEELRARVEHLAGASNCRRLCTGYSFELDEHPVGAFNRSYLVLSVKHVGRQPEVLTFEQAQPGSKEGYHNEFTCLSAQVPYRPPRDTRHPFIAGAQTAIVVGPPGEEIHTDEHGRIKVQFHWDREGKGDDRSSCWIRVSQAWAGPGWGALYLPRIGQEVVVEFLEGDPDRPIVTGSVYNGQNPPPIDLPRDKTQSTLRSSSSPGGNGYNELRIEDAAGAEQIYLHAQKDFQIVVENDKTQEVRGNETLLVKKDRSRTIEGNQSLEVKKNDDTVIGGNQSLEVVKDRSTTVTGNHTESVMGDQSIQVGGNQNVSVSLASAETVGLGKMLNVGGAYAVTVGGALNQLVGGLKSEQVGGAKVEVVGAKKSETVKGSRTLQVGGDMSEQVDKSRTLKVGKDLLLSVGGKLNHAVKDSYTLSAKELSLVAQEQFTLKVGSATLQVKKNGDVVIKGAKIEITASGDVIIKGSKISEN; encoded by the coding sequence GTGATCGCGAATGCCGCACTCCAGGCAAATCAAGCCGAATTCGAGTTCCAGGTCGGACCGCATGCCGCGGGGGATCTCGCTGTCGTGGGCTTCGAGGCCAACGAGTTCCTCTCCCAGCCCTATTCCGTCGAGGTGACCCTCGCGGCTCCGCCTGACGTGGAGGTGGACGACAAGGCCCTGTTGGGCCAGCGTGCGCTTCTGACGGTGCAGCTCGGTGATGGAACGGCGCGTTTCTTCCAGGGCATCGTGGTGCGCGTCGCCCGGTGGGAGGCTGGCCGGTCCCCGGAACAGCAGCGCCACCGCGTCACGTTAGTTCCCCGCCTCTGGACTCTCCGCCATACCCGCCGCAGCCGCATCTTCCAGGAGATGACCGTCCCGGACATCGTCCACAAGGTGCTCAACGAGGCGATGGTGGAGCACAAGCTGTCACTCAAGGGCTCCTATCCCCCCCGAAACTACTGCGTGCAGTACCGCGAATCGGACCTGGAGTTCGTGCAACGGCTGCTCGAGGAAGAGGGCATCTTCTACTACTTCGAGCACGCTGAGGACTCACACCTGATGGTGCTGAGCGACACGTCCCTCACCTGCCCGGCCATGACCGGAGATGCCCGCCTCGTTTTCCGTGAGCGCAGCAAGCTGGTGGCGGGAAGCGAATCCGTGCATGCGTTCTCCTCTCAGATGCAGGTCCAGCCCGGCGCGGTGGCATTGCGAGACTTCAACTTCGTGCGGCCAGGGCAGGATCTCACCGCCACCGCCGACGAGGGCGAGACGGCGCTTGAGATCTACGACTACCCCGCCCGCTACGAGGAACCCGGCGCGGGCAAGGCGCTCGCCAAGGTGCGCCTGGAGGAACTCCGCGCGCGCGTGGAGCACCTGGCGGGTGCCAGCAACTGCCGGCGCCTGTGCACGGGCTACAGCTTCGAATTGGACGAGCATCCGGTGGGCGCGTTCAACCGGAGCTATCTCGTGCTCTCCGTAAAGCACGTGGGCCGCCAGCCCGAGGTCCTCACCTTCGAGCAGGCCCAGCCGGGCAGCAAGGAGGGCTATCACAACGAGTTCACCTGCCTGTCCGCCCAGGTCCCCTACCGCCCGCCACGAGACACCCGACACCCCTTTATCGCGGGCGCACAGACGGCCATCGTCGTGGGGCCCCCAGGAGAGGAAATCCACACCGACGAACACGGCCGTATCAAGGTCCAATTCCATTGGGATCGTGAGGGCAAGGGAGATGACAGGAGTTCCTGCTGGATCCGCGTGAGCCAGGCCTGGGCTGGGCCGGGCTGGGGGGCGCTCTACCTGCCGCGCATCGGGCAAGAAGTGGTGGTGGAGTTCCTCGAGGGGGACCCTGATCGTCCCATCGTCACCGGGAGCGTCTACAACGGCCAGAACCCGCCTCCCATCGATCTGCCCCGGGATAAGACCCAGAGCACGCTGCGCTCCAGTTCCAGCCCAGGGGGCAACGGCTACAACGAACTGCGCATCGAGGATGCCGCGGGCGCGGAGCAGATCTACCTGCACGCCCAGAAGGACTTCCAAATCGTCGTGGAGAACGACAAGACGCAGGAAGTCCGCGGCAACGAGACGCTGCTCGTGAAGAAGGACCGCAGCCGCACCATCGAGGGCAACCAGTCGCTCGAGGTGAAGAAGAACGATGACACCGTGATCGGCGGCAACCAGAGCCTGGAGGTAGTCAAGGACCGCTCGACCACGGTGACGGGCAACCACACCGAGTCCGTGATGGGGGACCAATCCATCCAGGTCGGTGGCAACCAGAATGTATCGGTGTCACTGGCCTCGGCAGAGACGGTGGGTCTGGGGAAGATGCTCAACGTGGGCGGGGCCTATGCCGTCACGGTGGGTGGAGCACTCAACCAACTCGTGGGCGGCCTCAAGTCCGAGCAGGTGGGCGGTGCCAAGGTAGAGGTGGTGGGCGCGAAGAAGTCCGAGACGGTCAAGGGCTCGCGGACCCTCCAAGTAGGAGGAGACATGTCCGAGCAGGTCGACAAATCCCGCACCCTCAAGGTGGGAAAGGACCTGCTGCTGAGCGTAGGCGGCAAACTCAACCACGCCGTCAAGGACTCCTACACGCTATCCGCCAAGGAGCTGTCGCTGGTCGCCCAGGAACAGTTCACCCTCAAGGTCGGCTCCGCCACCCTGCAGGTGAAGAAGAATGGTGACGTGGTCATCAAGGGCGCGAAGATTGAAATTACCGCCAGCGGAGACGTGATCATCAAGGGCTCGAAGATTTCGGAGAACTAA
- a CDS encoding type VI secretion system Vgr family protein has translation MSQTRIPAFSFKVGSHEAESLSVSHISGREGLNRLYEFQVGFHPLGDEPLDAQELLGTEAFLTVLLPEGKTRHVHGWVRAVDTLGQQGGRWRYQVWVVPRAWWLTRVQHSRIFQGKTVPQIVKTVLEERGVKVMLSLSDSYEAREYCTQYRETDFAFVSRLMEWEGLFYFFQHSEAGHVLVVGDKPNVHEVLPGGAKLPLRENDGRAEDEEYLSSLQRVHRLRPGKLHLKDYDFEKPALDVSGKAQDISNGQDALEVYDYPGEYVALAVGKGTAKVRLEEAVQAARTLEGEGVCPRLTPGYRFEVEDDGTHAGEYVVVEVVHSGQQPEARGSREALGKLYRNSFKCMPAKVPFRPRRTTAMPHIPGLQTATVVGPGEEEIHTDEHGRIKVQFHWDREGQRDDKASCWVRVGQAWGGPAWGALYLPRIGQEVVVRFLEGNPDRPLIAGTVYNGSNPTPYVLPDEKTKSTLKSASSLGSDGFNEFRIEDAVGKEEIFVHGQKDEELLTENDKDQEVRGYEELLVKKDRSRTVEGNQFLFVALEDDSFVEGNQSLTVRGNRTTDTNGSHSESVEGNQAITVVKNFTATVTQAASESVGAAKALTVGAGYIVNVALAFNEAVGGLKSEQIAGAHTEYVIGSRQEIVSKDSDLKVSKGYATEVKGQFNQTVGEDQKQDIGAESQLEVTEAVAWLAKTFSLQADKVSLIVNEKLILSIEKSGNVQLFAQSLTLEGSEVKMKGAKVKKLSAGSLKDKSAKLKDIEKLEDAKLGPMEFQLKGPDGKALANVAYEVELPDGTLKKGRLDGSGRAKLEDVPPGQCRISFPDLEAGVFKT, from the coding sequence GTGAGCCAGACCCGAATTCCTGCCTTTTCCTTCAAGGTGGGGTCTCACGAGGCGGAGAGCCTGTCAGTCAGTCACATCTCGGGTCGAGAGGGGCTCAACCGCCTCTATGAGTTCCAGGTGGGCTTCCATCCTCTGGGAGACGAGCCACTGGACGCGCAGGAGTTGTTGGGGACCGAGGCGTTCCTGACGGTGCTTCTGCCCGAGGGCAAGACGCGTCATGTGCATGGGTGGGTGCGCGCGGTGGACACGCTGGGCCAGCAGGGGGGGCGCTGGCGATACCAAGTCTGGGTGGTGCCCAGGGCGTGGTGGCTCACGCGGGTGCAGCACAGCCGTATCTTCCAGGGCAAGACGGTGCCGCAGATCGTGAAGACGGTGCTGGAGGAGAGGGGCGTGAAGGTGATGCTGTCGCTGAGCGACAGCTACGAGGCACGCGAGTACTGCACGCAGTATCGGGAGACGGACTTCGCCTTCGTGAGCCGGCTGATGGAGTGGGAGGGTCTCTTCTACTTCTTCCAGCACTCGGAGGCGGGGCACGTGCTGGTGGTGGGCGACAAGCCCAACGTGCACGAAGTGCTGCCGGGCGGAGCGAAACTGCCGCTGCGAGAGAACGATGGACGGGCGGAAGACGAGGAATACCTCTCGTCACTCCAGAGGGTGCACCGGCTGCGACCTGGAAAGTTGCACCTCAAGGACTACGACTTCGAGAAACCCGCGCTGGACGTGTCGGGCAAGGCGCAGGACATCTCCAACGGCCAGGACGCGCTGGAGGTGTACGACTACCCGGGAGAGTACGTCGCCCTGGCGGTAGGAAAGGGCACGGCGAAGGTGCGCCTGGAAGAGGCGGTGCAGGCGGCGCGTACCTTGGAGGGAGAGGGCGTGTGCCCGCGACTGACTCCAGGTTACCGCTTCGAGGTGGAGGACGACGGCACCCACGCGGGCGAATACGTGGTGGTGGAGGTGGTGCACTCGGGCCAGCAACCGGAGGCGCGCGGAAGCCGCGAGGCGCTGGGCAAGCTGTACCGCAACAGCTTCAAGTGCATGCCGGCCAAGGTGCCTTTCCGGCCGAGACGGACCACAGCAATGCCGCACATCCCCGGGTTGCAGACGGCGACAGTGGTGGGGCCGGGGGAAGAGGAAATCCACACGGACGAGCACGGGCGCATCAAGGTGCAGTTCCACTGGGACCGGGAGGGCCAGCGGGACGACAAGGCCTCGTGCTGGGTGCGGGTGGGGCAGGCGTGGGGAGGCCCGGCTTGGGGCGCCCTCTACCTGCCGCGCATTGGCCAGGAAGTGGTGGTGCGCTTCCTGGAGGGCAACCCGGACCGGCCGCTGATTGCCGGCACCGTGTACAACGGGAGCAACCCGACGCCTTACGTGCTGCCGGACGAGAAGACGAAGTCCACACTCAAGAGCGCCTCCAGCCTGGGCAGCGACGGCTTCAACGAATTCCGCATCGAGGACGCAGTTGGTAAAGAGGAGATCTTCGTGCATGGGCAGAAGGACGAGGAGCTCCTCACCGAGAACGACAAGGATCAGGAAGTGCGTGGCTACGAGGAGCTGCTGGTGAAGAAGGACCGCTCCCGCACGGTGGAGGGCAACCAGTTCCTCTTTGTTGCTCTTGAGGATGACAGCTTCGTGGAGGGGAACCAATCGCTGACGGTGCGCGGGAACCGCACCACCGACACCAACGGGAGCCACAGCGAGTCGGTGGAAGGCAACCAGGCCATCACCGTAGTGAAGAACTTCACGGCGACCGTCACGCAGGCGGCCTCGGAGTCGGTGGGGGCCGCCAAGGCCCTCACCGTTGGCGCGGGCTACATCGTCAACGTGGCGCTGGCCTTCAACGAGGCCGTTGGCGGCCTCAAATCCGAGCAGATTGCTGGAGCGCACACCGAGTATGTCATCGGCAGCCGCCAGGAGATCGTCTCCAAGGACAGTGATCTCAAGGTCTCCAAGGGGTACGCGACGGAGGTGAAGGGGCAGTTCAACCAAACGGTGGGCGAGGACCAGAAGCAAGACATCGGAGCCGAGTCCCAGCTGGAGGTCACCGAGGCCGTGGCCTGGCTGGCCAAGACGTTCTCCCTCCAGGCCGACAAGGTCTCGCTCATCGTCAACGAAAAGCTCATCCTCTCCATCGAGAAGTCCGGCAACGTCCAGCTCTTCGCCCAATCGCTCACCCTGGAGGGCTCGGAGGTCAAGATGAAGGGTGCCAAGGTCAAGAAGCTGTCGGCCGGCTCCCTCAAGGACAAGTCCGCCAAGCTCAAGGACATCGAAAAGCTGGAGGACGCCAAGCTCGGCCCCATGGAGTTCCAGCTCAAGGGCCCTGATGGCAAGGCCCTCGCGAACGTCGCCTATGAGGTGGAACTGCCGGATGGCACCCTCAAGAAGGGTCGGCTCGATGGCAGTGGGCGCGCGAAGCTGGAGGATGTCCCCCCTGGCCAGTGCCGCATCTCCTTCCCTGACCTTGAGGCGGGCGTCTTCAAGACCTGA
- a CDS encoding amidohydrolase family protein — MKTYIVQDGDTPQAIASLFGFKQWSNIYEHKANEKLRGQRGPNELKTGDEVSIPDAYCELMSGSSAVLQSSKLVSLPPVVIDAHMHIMSGNCLPFPVLNYTQLEVKARFMANPSGSRRTLNTVGNVFSFIPMLRIAGWSHRSTLKIGHDTIKSNDSLPATLHKSPSTQHLREGKKSFLGISIALPMDMDLCHLDGYKGRSVYEVEPQPGGDPRYTFNVRLTGHLDEREDKLYAHPLEWRAYQKWSEQVLETKLACSSNPLRLIPMYHYEPRRFIQWNGKSATLADNWDAPFKHVATKEREGLFAGFKMYTPQGYTPTDTRVPSLEKFFAQCVKEDIPIMTHCTPSGHYTHDRKLFIDLDPAAAAGLSPADKEAYKEASEKRGKYLDAKGDFEKAEKKFAGYMREYGLPQDAYAWNMQGELVPMMPVSFPTDPEYWKACEEYQKALSDYDAAYESYEELARELRLTRSDPKRLKYFKEKYLHPDAWAPLMEKNSKLRLCLAHFASDKHIWWGYHDNPGGPCQDGDGITYDRNWVTAIVELCEKYDNFYTDLSYLPLMRSITPHSMPEKEQKRYEKQADAVRYWKALVKVCQHEHMLRKIMFGTDWYMILAEPMGYQEWFKEAMEGLALVEKELKLPRKVNLFYQFAIVNPMRFYGLGRIADNLKKGIETFMNGPAVDKRMKKKHFQDTPEKLRRNHTILKNLAVILDTLEKEAGDKGALLYEDQVRFVNVLADF, encoded by the coding sequence ATGAAGACCTATATCGTCCAGGACGGTGATACTCCCCAGGCCATCGCTTCCCTGTTTGGGTTCAAGCAATGGAGCAACATCTACGAGCACAAGGCCAATGAGAAGCTCCGAGGCCAGCGCGGCCCCAACGAGCTGAAGACGGGGGACGAGGTCAGCATTCCCGACGCCTATTGCGAGCTGATGAGCGGTTCGAGCGCCGTGCTCCAGTCCTCGAAGCTGGTGTCCCTGCCACCAGTCGTCATCGATGCGCACATGCACATCATGAGCGGCAACTGCCTGCCGTTCCCGGTGCTCAACTACACCCAGCTCGAGGTCAAGGCCCGCTTCATGGCCAACCCCAGTGGCTCACGCCGGACCCTCAATACGGTGGGCAATGTCTTCAGCTTCATCCCCATGCTGCGCATTGCCGGCTGGTCCCACCGCTCGACGCTGAAGATCGGCCACGACACCATCAAGAGCAACGACAGCCTCCCCGCCACCCTCCACAAGAGCCCCTCCACCCAGCACCTGCGCGAAGGGAAGAAGTCCTTCCTGGGCATCTCCATCGCGCTTCCCATGGACATGGACCTCTGCCACCTCGATGGCTACAAGGGCAGGAGCGTCTACGAGGTGGAGCCCCAGCCCGGCGGCGACCCGCGCTACACCTTCAACGTTCGGCTCACGGGGCACCTTGATGAGCGCGAGGACAAGCTCTACGCCCACCCCCTCGAGTGGCGCGCCTACCAGAAGTGGTCCGAGCAGGTGCTGGAGACGAAGCTGGCGTGCAGCTCCAATCCCCTGCGGCTCATTCCCATGTACCACTACGAGCCGCGCCGCTTCATCCAGTGGAATGGCAAGAGCGCGACACTCGCCGACAACTGGGACGCCCCCTTCAAGCACGTGGCCACAAAGGAGAGGGAGGGCCTCTTCGCCGGCTTCAAGATGTACACGCCGCAGGGGTACACGCCCACCGACACGCGTGTCCCCAGCCTGGAGAAATTCTTCGCTCAGTGCGTCAAAGAGGACATCCCCATCATGACGCACTGCACGCCCAGCGGGCACTACACGCACGACCGCAAGCTCTTCATCGATCTTGACCCGGCGGCGGCGGCGGGCCTCAGTCCGGCGGACAAGGAAGCCTACAAGGAAGCCTCGGAGAAGCGAGGGAAGTACCTCGACGCCAAGGGGGACTTCGAGAAGGCGGAGAAGAAGTTCGCCGGCTACATGCGCGAGTACGGACTACCCCAGGATGCTTATGCCTGGAACATGCAGGGCGAACTCGTGCCCATGATGCCCGTGTCGTTTCCCACGGATCCCGAGTACTGGAAGGCCTGCGAGGAGTACCAGAAGGCACTCTCGGACTACGACGCTGCCTACGAGTCCTACGAGGAACTCGCGCGGGAACTCCGCCTCACCAGGTCCGACCCCAAGCGCCTCAAGTACTTCAAGGAGAAGTACCTGCACCCGGATGCCTGGGCACCGCTCATGGAGAAGAACTCCAAGCTGCGCCTGTGCCTGGCGCACTTCGCCTCCGACAAGCACATCTGGTGGGGCTACCACGACAACCCCGGTGGGCCATGCCAGGATGGGGATGGCATCACGTACGACCGCAACTGGGTCACTGCCATCGTCGAGCTTTGCGAGAAGTACGACAACTTCTACACGGATCTCTCGTACCTGCCACTCATGCGCTCCATCACGCCGCACAGCATGCCGGAGAAGGAGCAGAAGCGTTACGAGAAGCAGGCGGACGCCGTGCGTTACTGGAAAGCCCTGGTAAAGGTGTGCCAGCACGAGCACATGCTCCGGAAGATCATGTTCGGCACTGACTGGTACATGATCCTCGCCGAACCCATGGGCTATCAGGAGTGGTTCAAGGAGGCCATGGAAGGGCTGGCGCTGGTGGAGAAGGAACTGAAGCTGCCGCGCAAGGTCAACCTCTTCTACCAGTTCGCCATCGTCAACCCGATGCGCTTCTATGGCCTGGGGCGGATCGCCGACAACCTGAAGAAGGGAATCGAGACCTTCATGAACGGCCCCGCGGTGGACAAGCGCATGAAGAAGAAGCACTTCCAGGACACTCCGGAGAAGCTCCGGCGCAACCACACCATCCTCAAGAACCTCGCGGTGATCCTCGACACGCTGGAGAAGGAAGCGGGAGATAAAGGAGCCCTTCTTTATGAAGATCAGGTGCGTTTCGTGAACGTACTCGCCGACTTCTGA
- a CDS encoding DUF2169 family type VI secretion system accessory protein, with the protein MPHAELQNEMPFAFEQVYVADEDGRPLLVLVVKATYDLRKDGLHLAETQVPVDLGGKSWGEPGESSYKFEPEGAFFKPATDVALIGHAYPPAKGATETLVALQVGPLKKAIRVLGERVWFRSMGRVAVTPPLAFEKLPLTWERAFGGWDRMDSASPTFEPRNPVGVGFRASPRHFEEGLRLPNLEDPAEPLREFGQHVTPVGFGFTAPHWQPRARYAGTYDEAWNKTRKPLLPTDFDRRFFNAAAPGLVVPGYLKGDEAVVLVNASPRGRLSFMLPRQAPPAITVRLGGPIVPEMHLDTVILDTDAHQVMLLWRGHVPLDRGPHDVRSIDIRMV; encoded by the coding sequence GTGCCGCACGCGGAACTCCAGAACGAAATGCCCTTTGCCTTCGAGCAGGTGTACGTCGCGGACGAGGATGGCCGGCCGCTGCTTGTGCTCGTGGTGAAGGCCACCTACGACCTCCGCAAGGACGGGCTCCACCTGGCGGAGACGCAGGTGCCGGTCGACCTCGGAGGCAAATCCTGGGGAGAGCCCGGCGAGTCCAGCTACAAGTTCGAGCCGGAGGGCGCCTTCTTCAAGCCAGCCACGGACGTGGCGCTCATTGGCCACGCGTACCCTCCCGCGAAGGGCGCCACCGAGACCCTGGTGGCACTGCAGGTGGGCCCCCTGAAGAAGGCCATCCGGGTGCTGGGCGAGCGCGTCTGGTTCAGGAGCATGGGGCGCGTGGCCGTGACCCCGCCGCTTGCCTTCGAGAAGCTACCCCTCACCTGGGAGCGTGCCTTCGGCGGTTGGGACCGGATGGATTCCGCGAGCCCCACCTTCGAGCCGCGCAACCCAGTGGGGGTGGGCTTCCGCGCCAGCCCACGCCACTTCGAAGAGGGGCTGAGGTTGCCCAACCTGGAGGACCCGGCGGAGCCGCTGCGCGAGTTCGGCCAGCACGTGACGCCCGTGGGCTTCGGCTTCACCGCGCCCCACTGGCAGCCACGAGCGAGGTATGCGGGCACCTATGACGAGGCGTGGAACAAGACGCGCAAGCCGCTGCTGCCCACCGACTTCGACCGGCGCTTCTTCAACGCCGCCGCGCCGGGCCTCGTCGTCCCGGGCTACCTGAAGGGGGACGAGGCTGTCGTCCTCGTGAACGCCTCGCCCCGGGGCCGGCTCTCCTTCATGCTCCCGCGCCAGGCGCCTCCGGCCATCACCGTCCGCCTGGGAGGACCCATTGTCCCGGAGATGCACCTGGACACAGTCATCCTGGACACGGATGCTCACCAGGTGATGCTCCTCTGGCGGGGGCACGTTCCGTTGGACAGAGGACCCCATGACGTCCGGAGTATCGACATCCGGATGGTGTAG
- a CDS encoding DUF4150 domain-containing protein — protein MANTVGVNKLSVVTKDSNGVTMAFPDVCKTPGPGGPIPIPYPNVAKSSDSAKTADSVTVAGKPLCVKDSNFSTSTGDEAGTAGGGVASSKTKGKAEFVNFSFDVKAEGKNVARALDLMLHNDKNTPPAPLVQPPVVALGKSEEKPKCPCCGRPRK, from the coding sequence ATGGCGAACACCGTCGGTGTCAACAAGCTCTCCGTGGTGACGAAGGACAGCAATGGCGTCACCATGGCCTTCCCGGACGTCTGCAAGACGCCTGGTCCGGGTGGCCCCATTCCCATTCCCTACCCCAACGTCGCGAAGTCCTCGGACTCCGCCAAGACGGCCGACTCCGTCACCGTGGCGGGCAAGCCCCTGTGCGTGAAGGACTCGAACTTCAGCACCAGCACGGGTGACGAGGCCGGCACCGCGGGGGGAGGGGTGGCCTCCAGCAAGACCAAGGGCAAGGCCGAGTTCGTCAACTTCTCCTTCGACGTGAAGGCGGAGGGAAAGAACGTCGCCCGCGCGCTGGACCTGATGCTCCACAACGACAAGAACACCCCGCCCGCCCCCCTGGTGCAGCCCCCCGTGGTGGCGCTCGGCAAGAGCGAGGAGAAGCCCAAGTGCCCCTGCTGTGGGAGGCCTCGGAAATGA
- a CDS encoding DUF1877 family protein, with protein MPLLWEASEMSANCLFLALPQTAWEQLRSEPRTGLDVPSSPVLYEEEEGGYAFRGLTLQEDVVDALRFLLGEAEEPGSSVPFVATRASARPIDEAVGQPTPLDGQAWYLSPDEVRRVEVGLARVTALELASRFDAEELEDSGLAKLAEGLDHLEPWMEEDLPALQQSYAELVEYFQRAAERREGMLVLLEDGPVSALDLGME; from the coding sequence GTGCCCCTGCTGTGGGAGGCCTCGGAAATGAGCGCCAACTGCCTGTTCCTCGCGCTGCCCCAGACTGCCTGGGAGCAGCTCCGGAGCGAGCCGCGGACCGGGCTCGACGTGCCCTCCTCCCCGGTCCTCTATGAGGAAGAGGAGGGGGGCTATGCTTTCCGCGGGCTGACGCTCCAGGAGGATGTCGTGGACGCGCTCCGGTTTCTCCTGGGAGAGGCGGAGGAGCCAGGGAGCAGCGTGCCCTTCGTGGCGACCCGGGCTTCGGCTCGTCCCATCGATGAGGCGGTGGGCCAGCCAACGCCGCTCGATGGCCAGGCCTGGTACCTGTCTCCCGACGAGGTCCGGCGGGTCGAAGTGGGGCTGGCGCGGGTGACCGCCCTGGAACTCGCCTCTCGGTTCGACGCCGAGGAACTGGAGGACTCCGGTCTCGCGAAGCTCGCCGAGGGACTCGACCACCTGGAGCCGTGGATGGAGGAGGACCTTCCGGCGCTCCAGCAGTCCTACGCGGAACTGGTGGAGTACTTCCAGCGGGCGGCAGAGCGGCGCGAGGGCATGCTGGTGCTGCTGGAGGATGGCCCGGTCTCGGCGCTCGATCTGGGCATGGAGTGA